One window from the genome of Scatophagus argus isolate fScaArg1 chromosome 13, fScaArg1.pri, whole genome shotgun sequence encodes:
- the LOC124068911 gene encoding guanine nucleotide-binding protein G(I)/G(S)/G(O) subunit gamma-5-like — MSSSPLLSQHPGRNPTHCSACIFHKKNTSKMSGSSNLVAMKKVVQQLRFEASINRVKVSQAAADLQQFCMQNALQDPLLTGVSSSTNPFRPQKVCSFL, encoded by the exons ATGTCATCATCTCCGCTTTTGTCTCAGCATCCAGGCCGGAATCCCACCCACTGTTCGGCgtgtatttttcacaaaaaaaacacatcgaAAATGTCTGGTTCTTCTAATCTGGTAGCTATGAAGAAAGTCGTACAGCAGCTCCGCTTCGAGGCCAGCATAAACAGAGTGAAG GTCTCCCAGGCAGCGGCAGACCTTCAACAGTTTTGCATGCAGAATGCCTTGCAAGACCCTCTGCTCACTGGTGTGTCCTCCAGCACCAACCCTTTCAGACCGCAGAAAGTCTGCTCCTTCTTGTGA
- the gpt gene encoding alanine aminotransferase 2-like isoform X2 — MNHGTALLWKRRALSSLSATRRGLPKEKMTENGVSSRAKVLTIDTMNPTVKKVEYAVRGPIVQRAVELERELSEGMKKPFAEVIKANIGDAHAMGQQPITFFRQVLALCSYPELLNDNTFPEDAKSRARRILQSCGGHSIGSYSASQGIDSVRRDVAHYIERRDGGVPCDPDNIYLTTGASDGIVTMLKLLVCGEGLTRTGVMISIPQYPLYSAALAELGAVQINYYLNEEKCWSLDISELQRTLDEARRHCNPRALCIINPGNPTGQVQSRQCIEDVIRFAAKERLFLMADEVYQDNVYAEGCQFHSFKKVLFEMGPEYSNTVELASFHSTSKCYMGECGFRGGYMEIINMDEEVKAQLTKLVSVRLCPPVPGQALMDLVVNPPQPGEPSYDSFIKERTATLSALAEKAKLTEQVLNSVPGISCNPVQGAMYSFPCITIPEKAIKEATDKGQQPDMFYCMKMLEETGICLVPGSGFGQKDGTYHFRMTILPPKDKLNILLNKVKDFHQKFTQQYS; from the exons ATGAATCATGGGACAGCGTTACTGTGGAAACGACG AGCTTTATCGAGTCTGAGTGCGACGCGACGCGGGCTCCCCAAAGAGAAAATGACCGAGAATGGAGTATCGTCCAGGGCCAAGGTGTTGACCATCGACACCATGAACCCCACGGTGAAGAAGGTGGAGTACGCAGTGCGGGGGCCCATCGTGCAGCGGGCCGTGGAGCTGGAGAGGGAGCTCTCTGAG GGAATGAAGAAGCCTTTTGCTGAGGTCATCAAGGCCAACATTGGTGATGCTCATGCTATGGGacagcagccaatcaccttCTTCCGACAG GTCCTGGCGCTCTGCTCTTACCCTGAGCTGCTAAATGACAACACATTCCCAGAGGATGCTAAAAGTAGAGCACGCCGCATTCTCCAGTCCTGTGGAGGGCACAgtatag GCTCCTACAGCGCCAGTCAGGGCATAGACTCTGTGCGTCGGGACGTGGCCCACTACATTGAGCGAAGGGATGGTGGTGTGCCCTGTGACCCAGACAACATTTACCTCACCACAGGGGCCAGCGACGGCATTGTG ACCATGCtgaagctgctggtgtgtgGCGAGGGTCTGACCCGGACAGGGGTCATGATCTCCATACCTCAGTATCCCCTGTACTCGGCTGCGCTGGCCGAACTGGGCGCCGTGCAGATCAACTATTACCTGAATGAGGAGAAGTGCTGGAGTCTGGACATCAGCGAGCTGCAGCGCACCCTGGATGAGGCCAGGCGCCACTGCAACCCCCGAGCCCTGTGCATCATCAACCCTGGAAACCCCACCG GTCAGGTTCAGAGCAGACAGTGCATTGAGGATGTAATCCGATTTGCAGCGAAGGAACGTCTCTTCCTCATGGCTGATGAG GTGTACCAGGACAATGTGTATGCTGAGGGCTGCCAGTTCCACTCGTTTAAGAAGGTCCTGTTTGAGATGGGGCCAGAGTACTCAAATACAGTGGAGCTGGCGTCTTTCCACTCCACCTCGAAATGTTACATGGGAGA GTGTGGCTTCCGTGGAGGCTACATGGAGATCATCAACATGGACGAGGAGGTGAAGGCCCAGCTGACCAAGCTGgtgtctgtccgtctgtgtcCTCCTGTTCCTGGACAGGCTCTGATGGACCTGGTGGTCAACCCTCCGCAGCCTGGGGAGCCCTCGTATGACAGCTTCATCAAG GAGCGCACGGCCACATTAAGTGCCTTAGCAGAGAAGGCCAAGCTCACAGAGCAGGTTCTCAACTCTGTGCCGGGCATCAGCTGCAATCCTGTGCAGGGTGCCATGTACTCGTTCCCTTGCATAACCATCCCTGAAAAGGCCATCAAAGAGGCCACG GACAAAGGTCAGCAGCCAGACATGTTTTACTGCATGAAGATGCTGGAGGAGACGGGGATCTGCCTCGTTCCTGGAAGCGGCTTCGGCCAGAAAGATGGAACCTACCACTTCAG aaTGACCATCTTGCCACCGAAAGACAAGCTGAATATCCTGCTGAACAAAGTCAAGGATTTCCACCAGAAATTCACACAGCAGTATTCTTAA
- the fuz gene encoding protein fuzzy homolog: MMLQDGSTHLLCLTASSGVPLFTRGASKQLPFSIIGSLNGVHMFGGGQGVVLSCCETEGGGKVVWRVFQDSVMLIAVTGGGQGGAGSSKEEEFRLQRLLENVWNCMVLVLGQDELANVRNVERLKRDLRSCFSLIDQLLEERQEGVLGYLTHCADSLLPPNPTLLQEAVDGFAQSADSEFGCLIIRGRIAAATEKWWRLAPQEVVLLSALMRSLSASGSASCDYPVFLPQGSPTVAHRLLRFQLLPGADVCVLCGPTPSLHRAESGLVVRFWTPLVDTLRDCLAVGERCLPGSVSLRPDVLALLLINRETRRSVSYVQTNHPLGDPPLPSKARCWELLKLFYIFSTTRYFSQEETLCVSPEERAQRGNTEDFALGFTHQPLQCYLVTEECKSYGLQTPQHQLFLLIPLSVPTFATRTVATQTLSDIVTATGF; this comes from the coding sequence ATGATGCTCCAGGATGGGTCAACACACCTCCTCTGCCTCACAGCCAGCAGTGGGGTTCCTCTTTTCACGAGAGGAGCCTCCAAGCAGCTGCCCTTCTCTATCATCGGCTCGTTGAATGGTGTTCACATGTTCGGGGGTGGTCAGGGTGTAGTGTTGTCCTGCTGTGAGACTGAAGGCGGCGGTAAGGTGGTGTGGAGAGTTTTCCAAGACAGTGTGATGCTCATTGCTGTGACTGGAGGTGGACAAGGTGGTGCAGGCAGCAGCAAAGAGGAGGAATTTCGCTTACAACGTCTTCTGGAGAATGTGTGGAACTGCATGGTGCTAGTGTTGGGGCAGGATGAGCTCGCAAATGTCAGGAATGTTGAGAGGCTGAAGAGGGACTTGCGGTCCTGCTTCAGCCTCATTGATCAGCTGTTGGAGGAGAGGCAAGAGGGCGTCCTGGGTTACTTGACACACTGCGCAGATTCACTGCTGCCCCCTAACCCCACTCTTCTTCAAGAGGCTGTGGATGGCTTTGCTCAATCTGCAGATAGCGAATTTGGCTGTCTCATCATCCGTGGGCGGATAGCCGCCGCAACTGAGAAGTGGTGGCGCCTAGCACCGCAGGAAGTtgtgctgctctctgctttgATGCGGTCCCTCTCAGCCTCTGGATCAGCCTCGTGTGATTATCCAGTTTTTCTTCCTCAGGGCAGCCCTACGGTGGCCCACCGCCTGCTCCGCTTCCAGCTGCTACCTGGGGCGGATGTGTGCGTGCTGTGTGGCCCAACCCCTTCCCTCCACAGAGCTGAGAGTGGGCTGGTGGTTCGTTTCTGGACACCCCTGGTGGATACCCTGAGAGACTGCCTGGCTGTTGGAGAGCGCTGCTTACCAGGATCTGTGTCCCTGCGCCCTGATGTGCTGGCACTTCTTCTCATCAACCGTGAAACACGTCGATCAGTCTCCTACGTGCAGACTAATCATCCACTTGGTGACCCTCCGTTACCCTCCAAGGCCCGCTGCTGGGAGCTACTGAAgctcttttacattttcagcacAACACGCTACTTCAGCCAGGAGGAGACTTTGTGTGTCTCCCCAGAGGAGAGGGCTCAGAGAGGCAACACTGAAGACTTTGCCCTTGGGTTCACCCACCAGCCACTGCAGTGCTATCTAGTTACAGAGGAGTGCAAAAGCTATGGACTTCAAACACCACAGCACCAGCTCTTCCTGCTCATCCCACTGTCAGTGCCCACGTTTGCAACACGAACGGTTGCCACACAGACTCTCTCTGATATAGTTACAGCCACTGGGTTTTAA
- the gpt gene encoding alanine aminotransferase 2-like isoform X1 produces the protein MAAKRMQLLTPRNVGLLSRGRSELFARSGGGGPPTVHSLTSPPLSSSYPGRALSSLSATRRGLPKEKMTENGVSSRAKVLTIDTMNPTVKKVEYAVRGPIVQRAVELERELSEGMKKPFAEVIKANIGDAHAMGQQPITFFRQVLALCSYPELLNDNTFPEDAKSRARRILQSCGGHSIGSYSASQGIDSVRRDVAHYIERRDGGVPCDPDNIYLTTGASDGIVTMLKLLVCGEGLTRTGVMISIPQYPLYSAALAELGAVQINYYLNEEKCWSLDISELQRTLDEARRHCNPRALCIINPGNPTGQVQSRQCIEDVIRFAAKERLFLMADEVYQDNVYAEGCQFHSFKKVLFEMGPEYSNTVELASFHSTSKCYMGECGFRGGYMEIINMDEEVKAQLTKLVSVRLCPPVPGQALMDLVVNPPQPGEPSYDSFIKERTATLSALAEKAKLTEQVLNSVPGISCNPVQGAMYSFPCITIPEKAIKEATDKGQQPDMFYCMKMLEETGICLVPGSGFGQKDGTYHFRMTILPPKDKLNILLNKVKDFHQKFTQQYS, from the exons ATGGCAGCCAAGCGGATGCAGCTGCTAACACCCAGGAACGTCGGGCTTTTAAGCCGCGGGCGAAGCGAGCTGTTCGCCCGCAGCGGCGGCGGTGGTCCTCCCACGGTCCACTCACTGACctctccccctctgtcctcctcctaTCCCGGCAGAGCTTTATCGAGTCTGAGTGCGACGCGACGCGGGCTCCCCAAAGAGAAAATGACCGAGAATGGAGTATCGTCCAGGGCCAAGGTGTTGACCATCGACACCATGAACCCCACGGTGAAGAAGGTGGAGTACGCAGTGCGGGGGCCCATCGTGCAGCGGGCCGTGGAGCTGGAGAGGGAGCTCTCTGAG GGAATGAAGAAGCCTTTTGCTGAGGTCATCAAGGCCAACATTGGTGATGCTCATGCTATGGGacagcagccaatcaccttCTTCCGACAG GTCCTGGCGCTCTGCTCTTACCCTGAGCTGCTAAATGACAACACATTCCCAGAGGATGCTAAAAGTAGAGCACGCCGCATTCTCCAGTCCTGTGGAGGGCACAgtatag GCTCCTACAGCGCCAGTCAGGGCATAGACTCTGTGCGTCGGGACGTGGCCCACTACATTGAGCGAAGGGATGGTGGTGTGCCCTGTGACCCAGACAACATTTACCTCACCACAGGGGCCAGCGACGGCATTGTG ACCATGCtgaagctgctggtgtgtgGCGAGGGTCTGACCCGGACAGGGGTCATGATCTCCATACCTCAGTATCCCCTGTACTCGGCTGCGCTGGCCGAACTGGGCGCCGTGCAGATCAACTATTACCTGAATGAGGAGAAGTGCTGGAGTCTGGACATCAGCGAGCTGCAGCGCACCCTGGATGAGGCCAGGCGCCACTGCAACCCCCGAGCCCTGTGCATCATCAACCCTGGAAACCCCACCG GTCAGGTTCAGAGCAGACAGTGCATTGAGGATGTAATCCGATTTGCAGCGAAGGAACGTCTCTTCCTCATGGCTGATGAG GTGTACCAGGACAATGTGTATGCTGAGGGCTGCCAGTTCCACTCGTTTAAGAAGGTCCTGTTTGAGATGGGGCCAGAGTACTCAAATACAGTGGAGCTGGCGTCTTTCCACTCCACCTCGAAATGTTACATGGGAGA GTGTGGCTTCCGTGGAGGCTACATGGAGATCATCAACATGGACGAGGAGGTGAAGGCCCAGCTGACCAAGCTGgtgtctgtccgtctgtgtcCTCCTGTTCCTGGACAGGCTCTGATGGACCTGGTGGTCAACCCTCCGCAGCCTGGGGAGCCCTCGTATGACAGCTTCATCAAG GAGCGCACGGCCACATTAAGTGCCTTAGCAGAGAAGGCCAAGCTCACAGAGCAGGTTCTCAACTCTGTGCCGGGCATCAGCTGCAATCCTGTGCAGGGTGCCATGTACTCGTTCCCTTGCATAACCATCCCTGAAAAGGCCATCAAAGAGGCCACG GACAAAGGTCAGCAGCCAGACATGTTTTACTGCATGAAGATGCTGGAGGAGACGGGGATCTGCCTCGTTCCTGGAAGCGGCTTCGGCCAGAAAGATGGAACCTACCACTTCAG aaTGACCATCTTGCCACCGAAAGACAAGCTGAATATCCTGCTGAACAAAGTCAAGGATTTCCACCAGAAATTCACACAGCAGTATTCTTAA
- the gpt gene encoding alanine aminotransferase 2-like isoform X3, whose protein sequence is MTENGVSSRAKVLTIDTMNPTVKKVEYAVRGPIVQRAVELERELSEGMKKPFAEVIKANIGDAHAMGQQPITFFRQVLALCSYPELLNDNTFPEDAKSRARRILQSCGGHSIGSYSASQGIDSVRRDVAHYIERRDGGVPCDPDNIYLTTGASDGIVTMLKLLVCGEGLTRTGVMISIPQYPLYSAALAELGAVQINYYLNEEKCWSLDISELQRTLDEARRHCNPRALCIINPGNPTGQVQSRQCIEDVIRFAAKERLFLMADEVYQDNVYAEGCQFHSFKKVLFEMGPEYSNTVELASFHSTSKCYMGECGFRGGYMEIINMDEEVKAQLTKLVSVRLCPPVPGQALMDLVVNPPQPGEPSYDSFIKERTATLSALAEKAKLTEQVLNSVPGISCNPVQGAMYSFPCITIPEKAIKEATDKGQQPDMFYCMKMLEETGICLVPGSGFGQKDGTYHFRMTILPPKDKLNILLNKVKDFHQKFTQQYS, encoded by the exons ATGACCGAGAATGGAGTATCGTCCAGGGCCAAGGTGTTGACCATCGACACCATGAACCCCACGGTGAAGAAGGTGGAGTACGCAGTGCGGGGGCCCATCGTGCAGCGGGCCGTGGAGCTGGAGAGGGAGCTCTCTGAG GGAATGAAGAAGCCTTTTGCTGAGGTCATCAAGGCCAACATTGGTGATGCTCATGCTATGGGacagcagccaatcaccttCTTCCGACAG GTCCTGGCGCTCTGCTCTTACCCTGAGCTGCTAAATGACAACACATTCCCAGAGGATGCTAAAAGTAGAGCACGCCGCATTCTCCAGTCCTGTGGAGGGCACAgtatag GCTCCTACAGCGCCAGTCAGGGCATAGACTCTGTGCGTCGGGACGTGGCCCACTACATTGAGCGAAGGGATGGTGGTGTGCCCTGTGACCCAGACAACATTTACCTCACCACAGGGGCCAGCGACGGCATTGTG ACCATGCtgaagctgctggtgtgtgGCGAGGGTCTGACCCGGACAGGGGTCATGATCTCCATACCTCAGTATCCCCTGTACTCGGCTGCGCTGGCCGAACTGGGCGCCGTGCAGATCAACTATTACCTGAATGAGGAGAAGTGCTGGAGTCTGGACATCAGCGAGCTGCAGCGCACCCTGGATGAGGCCAGGCGCCACTGCAACCCCCGAGCCCTGTGCATCATCAACCCTGGAAACCCCACCG GTCAGGTTCAGAGCAGACAGTGCATTGAGGATGTAATCCGATTTGCAGCGAAGGAACGTCTCTTCCTCATGGCTGATGAG GTGTACCAGGACAATGTGTATGCTGAGGGCTGCCAGTTCCACTCGTTTAAGAAGGTCCTGTTTGAGATGGGGCCAGAGTACTCAAATACAGTGGAGCTGGCGTCTTTCCACTCCACCTCGAAATGTTACATGGGAGA GTGTGGCTTCCGTGGAGGCTACATGGAGATCATCAACATGGACGAGGAGGTGAAGGCCCAGCTGACCAAGCTGgtgtctgtccgtctgtgtcCTCCTGTTCCTGGACAGGCTCTGATGGACCTGGTGGTCAACCCTCCGCAGCCTGGGGAGCCCTCGTATGACAGCTTCATCAAG GAGCGCACGGCCACATTAAGTGCCTTAGCAGAGAAGGCCAAGCTCACAGAGCAGGTTCTCAACTCTGTGCCGGGCATCAGCTGCAATCCTGTGCAGGGTGCCATGTACTCGTTCCCTTGCATAACCATCCCTGAAAAGGCCATCAAAGAGGCCACG GACAAAGGTCAGCAGCCAGACATGTTTTACTGCATGAAGATGCTGGAGGAGACGGGGATCTGCCTCGTTCCTGGAAGCGGCTTCGGCCAGAAAGATGGAACCTACCACTTCAG aaTGACCATCTTGCCACCGAAAGACAAGCTGAATATCCTGCTGAACAAAGTCAAGGATTTCCACCAGAAATTCACACAGCAGTATTCTTAA